GACTGCACCAGAACCCGTTTGCACCGGTCTACATGCCGTTCCAGGCCCACAGTTATGCAGCGACGGCAATGGAGGTGGCAAAGCAGAATCCGGCGGGGGCAGCCCTGGCCACGGCCGGCGGCATGCTGCTCCTGGGCACGCCCCTCACCGCCTGGCTGCGACGCCGGCGACAGACGGGTCGGTCGCGCCCCACTACCCCATCCACCCCAGACTAAACCCTGGGACGGCCACGAGTGAGGCCAAAGACGGCCCCACCCGTGGCGCACAACCCGATGCGACGCGCCTTGCTGTGGTTCGAGAGCCGATGCCAGGGTGCGTCGCATCCTTCTCATTATCACTGGCCCATCTCAGAAGACAAAATGACTGCCTTTGCACCTGGTCTCAGACCCTATCGCCGTGCCCTGGTCATCCTGGCGGCGTCGATGCTCCTGTTTGCGGCGGCGGTTGGCCTGCAATTTCTTGGCGATGACCCTGCTGGCGCCAACTCACCCGCGCCGGCGCCGGTGGAACGCTCAGCCGCAGCCATGCTCCGGCGCTTCCAGCAACGGCTGCAACAAAACCCCGAAGATAGCTACGCCTACGCCCAACTAGGACTCACCTATATGCAGCGTCTGCGCGAGACGGCCGACGCTTCGCTCTATGCCAAAGCGGAACAGGCCCTGGCCGAAGCCCTGAAACGCGACCCCGATCAATTCGATGCCATCCTGGGCCAGGGCATTCTGGCGCTCTCCCGTCACGATTTCCACGCCGCCCTGGCGTGGGGCCAACGCGCCCGCGCGCTAGGCCCCTATAGCGCTGAGGCGTTGGGCATCCTGGTGGATGCACAGGTCGAGTTGGGGCGTTACGACGAGGCTGTGGCCACCGCCCAGGCGATGGTCAACCTGCGCCCCGATCTGGCTTCGTACAGCCGGATTTCCTATCTGCGCGAGCTGCACGGCGATGTGCCGGGCGCGATCGCGGCCATGCAGGCGGCAGTGGATGCGAGTATGGCCGGGACCGAGGCCAACCTGTGGGTGCAGACGCAACTGGGGCACCTGCATTTCAATCGTGGCGATCTCGACCAGGCCGAACAAGCCTATCGCAAGGCACTGGCGGCCAAAGCCGATTATCCCTTTGCCCAGGCCGGGTTGGCGCGGGTGCGGGCGGCGCAGGGGCGCAGCGACGAGGCCATCGGCCTCTACAAGCCCCTGGTGGCGCGGCTGCCCCTGCCCGAATTCGCCGTCGCCCTGGGCGAACTCCTACAGGCCACCGGACGGATGAGCGAGGCAGAGCAACAGTACGACCTGGTGCGCGCCATCTACCAACTTCAGGCCAGCGCTGGTGTGAATGTGGATGCCGAAGCAGCGTTGTTCGAGGCCGATCACGGCGCGGATGCGGTGCGGGCGGTCGAGCAAGCGCGGGCGGCCTATCGGCTTCGCCCCAGCCTGTTTGCCGCCGATGTGCTGGCCTGGGCGCTGTATCGGGCCGGAGAAGACGAGCAAGCCAAATCATACAGCCAAGAAGCCTTACGCCTGGGAAGCCAAGATGCACTTTGGCATTACCATGCCGGGATGATCGCCCATGCCCTGGGCGACGACACCGCCGCCGCCGAGCACTTGCAGGCGGCGCTGGCGATCAATCCCCATTTCTCGCCCCTGTTCGCCCCACAGGCGCGAGCATGGCTGCGGCAACTTGGGGCCAGACCTTGACGAGGCCAGTTACTGGTCGTTCGTCGAAACGGGCCATAGCGGCCGGAGGACGCGCCATGTGATGCTGAGGCTGTGCGTCTCAAGCCGGCGCAGACGTGGGTGTGAATGCCGAAGGAGCGATGCGGTGCATTTGGTGGTGTTTGACACACTTACACGAATGAATACAATACGATTGAAATCGTTTTCGTGAAGCGGTCGTAGGTACACCAGTAGACTGTTGGCACGAAACGGGCAGCTTCTTAGCCGCGCTCATGGCCATGGTCTTTGCTGCACAGGCTTGGTAGGAGGTGATATTCGGAGAAAACAACAGAACCATCGGTTTGGATGGGTGCAGCTGCATCAGCGATCCACCCCTCT
The window above is part of the Caldilineales bacterium genome. Proteins encoded here:
- a CDS encoding tetratricopeptide repeat protein is translated as MTAFAPGLRPYRRALVILAASMLLFAAAVGLQFLGDDPAGANSPAPAPVERSAAAMLRRFQQRLQQNPEDSYAYAQLGLTYMQRLRETADASLYAKAEQALAEALKRDPDQFDAILGQGILALSRHDFHAALAWGQRARALGPYSAEALGILVDAQVELGRYDEAVATAQAMVNLRPDLASYSRISYLRELHGDVPGAIAAMQAAVDASMAGTEANLWVQTQLGHLHFNRGDLDQAEQAYRKALAAKADYPFAQAGLARVRAAQGRSDEAIGLYKPLVARLPLPEFAVALGELLQATGRMSEAEQQYDLVRAIYQLQASAGVNVDAEAALFEADHGADAVRAVEQARAAYRLRPSLFAADVLAWALYRAGEDEQAKSYSQEALRLGSQDALWHYHAGMIAHALGDDTAAAEHLQAALAINPHFSPLFAPQARAWLRQLGARP